A genomic stretch from Hemibagrus wyckioides isolate EC202008001 linkage group LG18, SWU_Hwy_1.0, whole genome shotgun sequence includes:
- the scarb2b gene encoding lysosome membrane protein 2, whose translation MMKCKICLIYATLLIGALMLIAGIGILMAGDLRTRIEQKLKGEITLTEGSKVFQTWKNPPPPVFMEFFFFNVTNPDGFIAGEKPRLTQMGPYTYREYRPKENVTFVEDGKVSALTTKSFVFVPEMSAGDPTEDLVTTVNIPAVAVMNKLKDAGFFIRSGIAFFMTSIKTGMFMTHTVDELLWGFKDPLLSRLRAAKPEVDENFGLMLYKNRSNDGEFVYYTGENNYLDYGRIHTWKGEKLMSFWATNQSNMINGTDGSAFHPFLTKEERLNVFTADLCRSIHMLFEKEVEVKGIPAYRYTPPRAVLASGMNNPENEGFCLEKDKEKCLSDGVLNVAVCRKGAPVIVSFPHFYLADKKYVDDIEGISPVHEDHQTFLDLNPTTGVPVRAAKRAQFNIKLDRVTGFPITKNLNGTIFPVMFLNESVVIDDASAQKLHRLLFFVKLVPNFPFVLITLGVILLLIGVFFYIYTRHKKDSSKKETEYSPVTAKEDDSVEKNGTFIGMTPVEKS comes from the exons ATGATGAAGTGCAAGATCTGTCTAATCTATGCCACCCTATTAATCGGAGCGCTCATGCTCATAGCAGGCATTGGCATCCTCATGGCGGGAGATTTGCGGACACGAATAGAGCAGAAGCTGAAGGGG gagaTCACTCTGACTGAGGGCAGTAAAGTGTTCCAGACATGGAAGAATCCTCCCCCACCTGTCTTCATGGAGTTTTTCTTCTTCAACGTCACCAACCCAGATGGATTCATAGCTGGAGAGAAACCACGCCTCACACAAATGGGACCATACACTTACAG GGAGTACAGACCTAAGGAAAATGTCACCTTTGTGGAAGATGGAAAAGTTTCTGCTCTGACCACCAAATCCTTCGTGTTTGTGCCTGAAATGTCAGCTGGAGACCCGACTGAGGATCTCGTGACTACTGTTAACATCCCAGCAGTG GCGGTGATGAATAAATTAAAGGACGCGGGGTTTTTCATTAGATCAGGCATTGCCTTTTTCATGACTTCAATAAAAACCGGCATGTTTATGACCCACACTGTGGATGAGCTGTTGTGGGGATTTAAGGATCCACTGCTCAGTCGTTTACGCGCTGCCAAACCTGAGGTGGACGAGAACTTCGGCCTCATGCTATAC aaaaacagaagtaACGATGGCGAGTTTGTTTACTACACCGGAGAAAATAACTACTTGGACTACGGCCGGATCCACACCTGGAAGGGTGAAAA GTTGATGTCGTTTTGGGCCACGAATCAGAGCAACATGATTAACGGGACAGACGGTAGTGCTTTCCACCCATTCCTGACCAAAGAGGAGCGTCTAAATGTATTCACGGCAGATCTGTGCAG GTCCATCCACATGTTGTTTGAGAaagaggtggaggtgaagggGATTCCAGCGTATCGATACACTCCTCCTCGAGCTGTGTTAGCCAGTGGAATGAACAATCCCGAGAATGAAGGTTTCTGCCttgagaaagacaaagagaaatgCCTGAGTGATGGAGTCTTAAACGTGGCAGTGTGTCGCAAAG GTGCCCCAGTCATCGTTTCTTTCCCTCATTTCTACTTGGCTGATAAGAAATATGTCGACGACATCGAGGGAATTTCACCAGTGCATGAAGACCATCAGACTTTCCTCGACCTGAACCCT actacTGGTGTGCCAGTTCGTGCTGCTAAAAGAGCTCAGTTCAACATTAAACTTGATAGAGTTACCGGATTTCC aaTAACCAAAAACCTCAACGGCACCATCTTCCCTGTCATGTTCCTAAATGAG tctgttGTGATCGATGATGCATCGGCTCAGAAGCTGCACAGACTCCTTTTTTTTGTGAAACTTGTTCCAAACTTCCCCTTCGTCCTGATCACTCTTGGAGTCATTCTGTTACTGATCGGCGTTTTCTTCTACATCTACACCCGCCATAAGAAG GACTCctcaaagaaagagacagagtatTCTCCCGTCACTGCTAAAGAGGACGACTCGGTCGAGAAGAACGGCACTTTCATCGGCATGACCCCTGTGGAGAAGTCTTAA